The Acidobacteriaceae bacterium nucleotide sequence GGGAACGTTCGCCATCACTATTACCGGGCTCTAGATCGTCTAAGGTCGAGTCTTTTCACCAAAAAACGGGGATAGAGTGAGAGAATGGGCTGACATTTTTTCCGCGAGGCAGTCGAGACTGTGAACCCGCGACTTCATGACGAGTTCGTCGAACTTTGCGCGCTCTTCTACTCTGGAGAACTCTCCGAGGAGGAATGGTCGCTGTTGCAGGTTCACATGGCGTATTGCGACTCCTGCCGCGCCACTTTTGAAGAGTTTGCACACGCTTCGCAAGATGTCATTCCTGTCATGGCGCAGGCTGCGGCTGCACAAGTGCCTCTGGAATCTGACGAGCAGTTCGACGCGGCTGCGCGCCTATTCGCGGCGCGCCTTGAAGGAACCCCCTCACATCCAGCTAAGCCGCAGGCAAAGCGTAGCTGGACCATTTATGGCGCGATAGCGGCGTGCGGACTTGCTGCATCAACCTACGGCGTGTGGGCGTATCTGCACGGTCAAGCGGGGCACGCTGTCCTTACGCAATCAGCGACTGCAATCGAAAGGCCTGCCCCGTCTGCCCCCACCCCGGTTTCCTCTGGGACAGAGGCACTGTCTCGGAGCGAGAACGAAAATATCCAGCTGCATAGGCAGGTTGATGAGCTTGAGAGGGAATCAACCCAGGCGAAGGCCTCGTTGGTTGACTTGCAGAAGCAGATTGAGGCGGATCGCCTTCAATTCGACCAGGCGACGGCCGACAAGCAGTCCTTGGCTGCGCAGCTAAACTCTGCTCAGGGCAGCGTCCAATCTCTTCACGAGCAACTCACCGCAGCGCACACGGTATCGGGTCAACACGACGATCAGGTTGCCGCGTTGACAACCAGAATCCACAACTTGGACGCGGCGCTTGCCGATGCCAACACAGCACTCGAGACCAAGGATCGAATGCTGGCGCTCGATAAGGACTTCCTGTCCCATGACAAGGACATCCGGGATCTCATCGGCTCGCGCAATCTCTATATCGCTGACATCTACGACACGACCGAGAAAGGGAAGACTGCCAAGCCCTTCGGTAGGATCTTTTATACCCAAGACCGATCTCTGGTGTTCTATGGGTTTGATCTCGACAAGCAGCCCACGATTTCACGCACTGTTTCCTATCAGGTGTGGGGAAGTGGAAGCGATCGTGACCCCGTGAGCCTGGGGCTGTTCTATCAGGACGATGGGCACAAACGTTGGGTCCTTCGCTGCAACGATTCCAAGAGCCTGTCGCGTTTGAACATGGTCTTTGTTACTGTGGAACCACCGGGTGGCAGTCACAAGCCGACCGGGAAGCAGCTTCTTCGGGCCTACTTGCAGATCGAACCGAACCACCCCTAAGAAACACTGGTACAACTTTCCCAGGCCGTCCGTAGACGGAGTGCATTCAAAACACTCCCAACCCCCGGAGCGACCTTTCGTGAAACTTCTTGTTTTGCTGTTGTGTTTAATCTTCCCCGGCCTGGCATATAGCCAATCAATCAATGCAACAATCAGCGGTGGCGTGACGGACCCCGCTGGGAACCTGATCATCGGCGCCGATGTTCTGATCAAGAACGACGCCACAGGCCTTGTCTACGCGGCGAAGACGAACCGCGTCGGTATGTACTTAGTGCCCGTCCTGCCTCCTGGCCGCTATCACGTCCAAGTCTCCAAAGAAGGTTTCAAGTCAGTCATCAAGGCTGAGGTCGTTCTGAACGTCGAGAGCGCCGTAGCTCTAAACTTTGAGCTTCAGGTCGGTGCTGCCTCTGAAAGCGTCACGGTCGATTCGGCTACGCCAGCGATGAACACGACCGATGCATCAGTGTCGACTGTGATCGACAAGAAGTTTATCGAGAACGTTCCACTGAATGGGCGGAGCTTCCAAGACCTCATCTCGATGACGCCGGGTGTTGTTACGGTGAGCCCTCAGGCGCAGCCTGGTACCGGTGTACAGCGCACAGGTGATTTCAGCGTGAACGGGCAGCGTTCAGAATCCAATTACTATACCGTCGATGGTGTGTCGGCCAACATCGGGGCAGGCAATACGGCCGGTAGCTTTTCGAACGGAACGAGCGGTTCACTTCCAGGTTCAACCGCGTTGGGCACGACACAAAGCATCATTCCCCTCGATGCACTGCAGGAGTTTCGTGTCTTGAGCTCGACCTATTCTGCCGAGTTCGGGAGGAGTCCCGGAGGGCAGTTCACGTTTGCTACGCGGAGTGGCGCTAATCAATTTCATGGAAGTGCCTATGACTATCTGCGCAATAACTTCTTCGATGCAAACGACTGGTTCAACGACCACAACCATGTCGCAATCGCTGCGCTGAGGCAAAACGATTTTGGGGGCACTCTCGGTGGCCGACTGTTCGTTCCGCACCTCTATCAAGGTCGTGATCGCTCGTTCTTCTTCGTTGCCTACGAAGGTCTTCGGCTTACACAACCGCAGGCGGCCACTGTCCAGTATGTGCCCGACACCTTCATGAGGACACAGGCCGCGGCACAGATGCAGCCAATACTCAATGCGTTCCCGCTGCCAACTGCCGGGGCAATTGACTACGGTTCCGCATCTGCGCCCAGCTTAGCGCAATTCATCGGCACATACGCAGTTCCAAGCAGGATTGACTCGACCAGCGTTCGCCTTGATCACACCTTCAATAAGCATCTCTCCGCATTCTTCCGTTTTGGCAACACACCAAGCTCCACAAAGAGCAGAGTTCTCTCTGCATTGACCACGACAAGCATCAACACACGCACCTACACGTTTGGCCTAACGACCCAATGGAACAGCGCGATGACGAATGACCTGCGTGTGGGGTACGCTCAATCGGACTCGTTCAGCACAGAACAACTAGATGGCTTTGGTGGTGCGACTGCGATCAATCTCGGATCGCAGATGGCTCAAGGGACGTATCCATCTATTGAGCCCATCCTATTCATCTCGATAAGCGGAATAGGAACGAGCACTCTCGCAGCGTATGATCGCGCAGCGAATCAGAGCCGTCAGTGGAATATCGTTGACACTTTCAGCGTCGTTCATGGGCGTCACTTTCTTCGATTTGGCGTCGACTATCGGAGGATTGAGTCTCCCACAAGCCCCGTTTCCCCGGCGATTCAAGCCGAATATCTATCCACGAAGGGTTTGATCAACAACTCGTCTGAACTGACGTTCCTTATCAAACGCAATTCCAGTGTGTTGCTGTTTCACGAGATGGCAGCATTCGCGGAAGACGAATGGCGACTCTCCCCGAAGTTCAGTCTGTCGGCGGGCCTGCGTTGGGAAGTCGATCCGCCTCCTACATCCACTGACGGCAATCCTCTCTACACGGTACTGGGCAACGTCTCCCAGCCTTCAACTCTCTCGCTTGCCCCGGCTGGTACTTCCCTCTGGAAGACCTCTTGGTACAACTTTGCTCCTCGACTTGGCTTTGCATGGACACCGCGTGGCTCGGAAGGGAAGGACGTCACCGTTGTCCGTGCAGGTGGAGGCGTATTCTTCGACACCGATGATCAGATCGCGGCGATGGGCGTCACTGGACTGGGGTTCCTTGCCCAGTCCACTCTATCGAGCGTCGCCCTGCCCATCACGAGCGCCCAACTTGCTTTCCCTATCTCCACCGCAGCTCCATATACCAGTGCTAGCTTGTACGCCTATCCGCAGCATCTCCAGTTGCCATACACATTGCAGTGGAACGCAAGCATCCAGCAAGCGCTTGGAAAGCAACAGTCCTTCACACTCACCTATGTGGGTGCCAATGGGCGTCGTCTGCTGCAGAGCAAGCTTCTGAGCGTGAAAGCCTTGAACCCACTATTCAGTTCCATCTACTACACTCCGAGTGGCATCACGTCGAACTACCACTCCTTGCAAGCTCAATTTCAGCGGACCGTGGCTCGTGGATTGCACGCTCTCGTTTCCTACACCTGGTCCCATTCCATCGATTACGGCTCGAATAGCACAACGTATCCAGCAGTAAGAGGGAACTCTGACTTCGACGTGCGGAACAATTTTGTTGCTGGATTGAGCTGGGACATTCCTCCAGTTGGAAGCGAACTCGCGCGAGTGCTTAGCGGTGGATGGGGAGTTGATGGCAGGTTCATGAGTCGAACGGCCTTTCCGATCACGCTGAATGGAAGTACGCAAACCGATTCGGTGGGGGGCGTCTACTACACCGGAGTCAACTACGACCCCTCGAAACCTCTCTACCTCTATAGCTCTTCGTACGCCGGGGGAAAGACGCTCAACGCAGCAGCATTTAGTCTTCCAACTGGAACATCCATGGGCAACGCCCCCCGCAATTTCGTCCGAGGCTTCGGGATGGAGCAGGTGAACTTGGCGATTCGCCGCGATTTCCCCCTTGTCGGAGATCTCCATCTCCAGTTTCGGGCAGAGACCTTCAATCTTCTGAATCACCCAAACTTTGGCTACGTCGTCCCTACACTCTCCAACGCTCAGTTCGGGCAGGCGACCAAGATGCTGAATCAAAGCCTCGGTACGCTCAGCTCTCAATACCAGTCGGGCGGCCCGCGATCGATGCAGTTTGCGCTTCGATTGACGTTCTAAGGCCACATCTAACCGGTTCCCAACAAGTAGGGAGGTAGCATGACACTGCGCTTACTCAAGCGTGGAACGGCGGCGTGCGTGCTCTACGCCGCGAGCGCGATCTGCGGTTACGGCCAGAACCATCGTTTCGATGTCCGCGATTCCATCGAGATGACGACATTCAGTGATCCGGCGCAGATTGAAAACTCGCCGCGGGTGAACTTTTCCCCCGACGGGAAGCACTTCTTCGTCGTGACTTCTCGTGGAGAACTCCAAACCAATCAGGTTCGATCAAATCTGCTCCTCTATGACTTGGATACCGTCAGACGATATCTGTCGTCTGGATCTGCCGTTCCTCCGCCCAGACCGCGGCTCTTGGCAAGCGTTGCTGCCGTGCCGCGAGGCTACGCCAGCCGGCCCTATGCGGCGGTGATTACCGAAGGTCGCTGGTCCTCAGATAGTCGTGCGGTGTACTTCCTTGCGGAACAGACCAGCGGCTCCCATCGGCTCTATGAAGCACGAATCGCGCGGAAGGCTTTGATACCGATCAGTCCAGCTCATGTAGATGTTCGTGCCTTCGTGGTGTCCCGACTCGATGCGGTATTTTTCCTGGCGGAGAGAGAAGGCGGCTCGCGTTCTGTACTTGAAGGCAAGCCACTCTACGGATCAGCTCGCTCTGTGACCGGCGTGCCTCTGCAGCAGATCCTCTTCTCATCGCTCGACAATGGCGTGAGGCCCCGTGTCGACGGCTTGTGGGTAGCACGAGGACAGAGGCCCCCGACCGTCCTTGCAGACAATCAATCGCTAGGAGGCCCCGTGATTGATACGGCAAGCACTCGCTGGATCAGCATTTCACCAGATGGGAACTATGCAATTTGCATCTTGCCAGTTCAGAACATCCCCGCAACTTGGCGAGACTACGACCCTCTACCAGCCTTTGAGCAAAGACGCATCGATCCAGCGAACGAGGCTGAGATGTCCCCCTTCAACTTCAATCGGGTGAAAGCATACTTCCTGATCGATTTGCGCACAGGTCATAGCAAGCCACTTGTAAACGCCCCTTTCGCGAGCAGTTTTGGGTTTACGGACAAAGGCATGGCCAGTTGGGCACCAAGTGGGAACGCGTTAATGGTGACAAACACCTATCTGCCCACAACGGTGACCGCTGGTGGAAAGCAGCATCGGCAACCGTGCAGTGCGCTCTACATAAGCCTCTCCTCCAATGCACAGCAGTGTCTCGTTTCCTCGCGGGATGAATATCACAATGAAAAGGGGGACTCGATGCATCTCGTCGATGCCCACTTCGACTTGGAAGATACCGATGGCGTCTTCTTGAAGTTCCTTCATAACAACAGCGGGAAGACGGTAGAAGAGCGCTACCTCCACAGCAGCGGTACGTGGCGGAAGGTCTCAGAGAATTCGATTGGGGCCGTTGCGCCTCCTCTTGCGATATCAATTCATCAGAGCATGCAAGAACCACCAACTCTTTGGGCGAGAGATCAAAAGCCAAATGGAACAAATCCTGAAAAGCTGCTGCTCGATCCCAACCCCCAATTGCACGGTGCTGTGCTCGGAAAGACCCAAACCTACCGCTGGCTGGATAGCACAGGGAAGAGATGGGAAGGTGGACTCGTCCTGCCTCCCGACTTTGATCCGAAAAAACGCTATCCCTTGGTGATTCAGACGCACGGATTTCGTGCTGTCGACTTCATGGCCGACGGTCGTTATCCAACCGCGATGGCCGCGTTCCCTTTGGCTAGCGCCGGGATCGCTGTGCTACAGATGGGTTACTCCTATGACCACGTGCTGACACCGCAGGAAGTAGACGATCAACTTCTGGGATATCAGGGCGCCATTACTCAGCTGACCAAAGATGGGTTCATCGACCCTCACCGAGTTGGGATCATCGGTTTTAGCAGACCTGCTTGGCATGTTGAAGGAGCTTTGGTGAAGCTCCCCCATCTATTCGCCGCTGCGACTCTTGCCGACGGCGTCGACGTCGGCTACATGCAATACATGATCTTTGGGGAAGGGAATCTGGGCATGTCAAGTGAATCGGACCGGATCAATGGCGGCCCACCCTTTCATGGAGGAATGCCGCGCTGGCTGGACCGTGTCGTCGATTTCCATCTGGATCAGGTATCTACGCCAATTCGTATCGAAGCGATTGGGCCAATGTCGCTTCTCTCAGAGTGGGAAATCTATTCGTCGTTGCGACAGCAGGGCAAGCCCGTTGAGCTTGTCTACATTCCTGACGGGCAACATATACTTCAACGTCCGCTTGATCGCTTGGCTTCCCAGGAGGGCAACGTCGCATGGTTCTGCTTCTGGCTCTCGCATGATAGCGTCTCTCCCTATTGCCCAACACTCACGCTGTCGCAGAAGGATGATTGGGAGCGATTGCGGAAGAAGGAGGCACCATTGCGCAGCGAAGAAACGTACAGCGGAGCCCCGTAAGGAGCTCCGCTGTAGTGGTACGCGTACGGAGCCATTACTCATCGGCTTCGTATGCGGGTGACGTGCCAACGATGTTGTCCTGCAGCGCTTCGTTCTTTTCCGAATCGCTCTTGACGGCCATCGTTGCCGGTACTGTCGCGAGGACACACGGCTTGGAATAGTTCATCATGGTTCATTCCTCCTTTCTTTAGATTTCCTGCCTGCCGGTCACCTTCTAGACCGATCAAGCGGGAGAGCTCAATAGAAGTTGTTCGGGCGCTGATGACGAGAAGCGAGCCACAGAGGCAGGGAACAACGACTGAAGCCAAATCTCGTACATCGCAGTCCTTGTCAGTGACGGCCACCAGATCGTGTTCCTTCCGCTGATCACTTCTTCCATGCAACTGAGAAGTGTCTTTCGATCAATCAACCCGAGCTCCTCGAGAAGTGGCCGAGCAAACAACTCCCGTAATGTGTCTGCTGAATCTTGAAGAGACCGAAGTGGTCCACGAATCGCATACGCCTTTCGTCGCCGCTCCAAGATCTCCACCGGAACGATCTCCTTCAACGCGCGCCGCATCAATGACCGGCGTCGCCCTGGACGCACGAGCTGTTCGCGGGGCAGACTCAGGAGGAATGTCACCAAGTCTTTGTCGAGATAGGGATAGGCATAGTCGAACTCCTGAGAGCTTCTCCCCGCGTTTGTTCCAACCGTCTCGACCACCGTCTGCCACGTGAAGCAGTTTGCAATCGCACTCGGTCGGGTGCATATGCGTTGCGATAGGGATGGGGTTACCCACTGCTTTGCTTGCGTCGCCCCTGGTGAATGCCCAACGAGCCACGGCGGGACGGCGTAGGTGCTGCCACCGCTGCCGGAATATGTCTTCACCACGAATCGAATCGTTTCTTGTAATGAGAAGAGCATGGGGCGCCGGCCATGGAGGCACCACTGCACGCTCTGCGAAAAGAGAGTTGAGAACTGGCCGTTGGCTAAGTAATCGGCTAACTCGGGCGTCTCATAGGGGACACCGCCCAAGAGCTCGTCACCGCCGATCCCGGAAAGAACGCAGCGTATACCGGCTTCTCTCAAAGCCCGTTCGATTTGTTGTCGTTGCTGAAACGCCGCGAACGTTGTTCCGGGCCAAGTTGGAGTCGCGAAATCTTTCGGGCAGGCCTCGAACTTTTCAGCGTCCATCGCGACAGCAACGTGGATACCTTCAATCTTCCGCTCATTCTCCACGACGCGGACGTACGGACGCTCATCCCAATTGGGTTCTGCATCATCGAAATATGAGATCGTTTTGACGGGTGGGGCCTGCTTTGGATACAAAGCAGTGATGCGATCGGCGATGCACACGATGGAGCTGGAGTCCATACCTCCACTGAGCTCTGCCGCTATCGGATAAGAACTGGAAACGGTGCGCCGCCGCACGGCCTGCGTCAAGAGAGATAAGAAACGTTCTTCGTAAGCCGCTTCGGATCCAAGTGCGAGCGCTTGTTCCGCGAGTGGCCGCCAATGAGTCGCGAAGCTATGCCGGCCTCGACCTACACGCAAGTAGTGTCCAGGGGGAACGGCTTTGATGTTCTTGTACGGAGTGTGATTTCCCAGCCGCGTTCCTGCGAGATAGGCTCGCGCAAAGTTTAGACAGATGCGGTTGGTCGACTGGATATCTGGGCCGGAAGGGATACAGCTCGACCACAAGAGGGTCCCGTGGTCTTCCCAGAAATACAGTGGACGTATCCCTGCATGATCGCGCGCCAGATAGAGTGTCTGCGTTGCATACGACCAAAGGGCCAAGGCCCAGTCGCCGGTCAGCTTTGAAAAGCATTCCTCCCCGAGGCGGCGATAGGTTGCGGCTACGATCTCTGCATCCGAGACGTCCTCGTCGATAAGCCCAAGCCATTCTGAAAGCTCTGCGTGATTGTCGAGCCTTCCTTCGAAGGCCACGAGATTGTGTTGCGCATCCGAGAAGACTGCGTTGATCAGCCAGGATCGTTGATGGGTACGACGAAGCTCGTGCCCCATGCCGATCCTTCCGCCTAAACCGAAGAAGTGAGCATCATGATGAGTTGCTCGTGACGCGTTGCCGAGCTCAGTTAGGCGGGTACGATTGGCTGTACCGCCTTCCGCTTCGAGGATGCCGTAAATCAAGCTCATGCAATACCTCTTTCAGTACTCTTCAAGCACCGCATACTTTTCGCGCATATATGGCTTGTCGTTTATGACGCGGTTCTCGAGCTCACACCAAGCGTGCGACTTGAACGGCACAATTTGTGCACCGATCACCATCGTTGCCGACCATCCATAGCGCCTCAGCAAAACCGCCGTAGCCGCCGAGCGCTGCAGGCAAAGCACCGGTTTGAAATAGCAGACGCAAGCAAGATCGATGGCGTGGCAGAGCTCCTCAGCGGACTTCTGCGTCAATGGATCCGCCGCGCAAAGATCCTGGTTCCGAATCAAGCTGTCCAACGCACCGAAGGACCGGAACCTCATCGCGAAGTCGATATAGGCCAACTGCAGCCAGCTTTCAATCAGAAGTCGCAACATCACCACTCCTCTCCGGAACGCAAATCCCCAGTTCATGGCAAAGGAAGGTCAACCGCTTTCCTAGAGCAGCGATCTTAGCGGTTCGGGAACGAGTCGCAGAGTGCCCTCGCTCAGCACCGTAGTCCACCACAATCGGCCGGTTTGATCGCGAACGCTCCTGAAGGATGGCTGCCATCTTCCGCGTATGCGCCGGATCACAGCGGTCATCCTTTTCTCCAGTAACGAACATCACCGCTGGGTAGTGGGCGAGATCGCTGACATGGTGGTAAGGAGAAAAGGCGTAGAGGGAAGTGAAATCATCCCTGTTCTCGACCGAACCATATTCGCTACGCCAGCGCGTTGCACGAGGGAACTGCTCGTAGCGCACCATGTCGGTGAGAGGTGCAATGCACAGCACCGCGCGGAACAGATCTGGGCGCTGTGTCATAACCGCGGCTACGAGTAGCCCTGAATTCGAGCCTCCGAAGATAGCGAGGCGATGCCCATCACATATTCCTTCCTTCCCGAGCCATTCAGCTACAGCAAGGAAGTCATCAAAGCTATTCTGGCGCTTTCTCCCGCGTCCGTCCTCATGCCACTCTTTTCCCTTCTCGCCGCCTCCACGTATATGGGCGATGGCGAAGACCACGCCCAACTCCACCATCGTGTGAACCAAGACTGAGTATTTCGGCGTTGTCGCGCGGCCAAAGCCCCCGTAGCTCGTCAGGATTGCTGGGCGCGTGTGCAGCGGCTCTCCAGAACCGCAATACACAATCGTCATGGGGATGACGGTGCCGTCTTTTGACCGACAACTTTCTTCGCGCACAATCCATGACAGAGAGCTCTTCGTCAGATCCCCCGTATCGTCCAGCGGTTGCTTGCTCTCACCGTGCAAGCGCTCGAAGAGCACTGGCGGATGACTAAACGATTGCACGCTGTAGAAGACGCTGTTCGATTTGCATCCGTATTTTGAAAGGAGCTGTAGTCCGGTGGCCTTGGAGAAGGGGAGAGAGGTACGGATTCTGTCCTCAAGTGTCCAGCTGTGAATACAAGGCTCGCCATCAAAAGTGCCATCAACGAAAACCTCATCATCGGTGAAACCTAGCTGTCGGATGGGAAAAGGAACAGGGGGCACTACCTCGCGAAGTGGCTCGCCGTCGGCAGATAACTCAAGCAAGCTTGTGCTTTGGAGCGTCGTTTTTACGACGGCGAAGATCCGTCCGTTTGAGAGGACCGGAGCAAAGCCCTTCGCTCCGAGGACAACATCTTTCCAAAGCGGTGTAGGGCTGAGCGTTGACATGAGGAAGTCAATCCGAGGATCAAGCTCGCTCCCTCTGATAACCACAATTCCTACACGCTGGTCGTCTGACAGAAGCACCAATCGCAGGCACTCTGAACTCGAGATGCGGTAGACCAATTGGTCTTCGCCATGAGTTCCGTAAGGGCGATAGCAGATGTCGAATGTGCCGCCCATTGTCGGCTTCTCGACGCTGTAAAAGAATCCCTCAGCACCAAACGCGATGCCTCGGCAATAGCCAGCGCCGAGGTGCTCGGCGAGGACACTTCCGTCTTCTACATTGATGAAATGAATCTCTCGTAGATCGCTTCCATCTCGACTCACCTCGTATGCAAGCTTGGTACCGTCGCTGGACAAGGCGTGGATCGCTACCGTCGCGGATGGGCCATGACGGTCGGATGAAACCAATACACGATCTTCTCGGGCCGATACCGATCTCGAGCAGATGGAGGGATGTTCCTCATAGGCGAAACGCTTTCGGTAGATATACCTCTCTCTGGTCCGCACGATCTGGTCAACCGAGTCGATGCTCAAAAGGCGTTCCACGCGTTGCGTGAGGATGGCTAGTGATGGCTTACCGTCGAAATACTCCTCGAACCGCGTTCTTTGTGCTTCGATCCAAGCGGTCGTCTCGGGTTGCAGGCTGTCTTCAAGCCACCGATACGGGTCGCTCACCCTAACTCCATGGATCGCGTCATCAAGAGATTCGGTCAGCATTGGATTGCTCCTGGCGCAAACGCTTCGCGAACGGAACGGTGCATCTCTCTTGCCAAGGTGCGGGCATAGCTCTGGAACCACGGCTTCATTTCGGTATCGGTGCCTAGCCAGTCGCCGCGTCCATGGAGCTTGCAGAAAATACTCAACAAGGGCGCCAACGCTAAAGCGCGCTTCGTCTGCTTTGACGAAAGGTAATCTTGCCAGAGTCGCGAATAGATTTCGCGCATCTCAAGGCTGCACTCTGAGTTCATGCGGCAGAGGTCGTGAAAGGATACAAACGGCATGCCGACTCCTGCCTCACACCAGTCCGTAATCACGCAGCGATCATCAGTGACGAGGAGATTTCCGGAGTTGAGATCGTTGTTCAACAACGTGTCCGGTATCTGAAGTTCCTCTACTTCTTCACAGGCTCTGCGCACCCCGATGCCGATCTCCATGACCTCCGTCTCTGAGAGAGGTTGCGATCTGGTCGATACCTGACGACGCATCGCGTCGATGAGGAAAGCTGTGACGGGAGCGATCGCAGGAAGAAGGCGGTTACAGCGATAGTCTGTCGCACCGGCGTCGATGAGGCGCTCTACCAACGTTCTCGTTGCTAACTGAATAGCCGCCAAGCACGAGGTGGCGGCTGCTAACGCCGTGGGCTCGTTACACTCGCGCATTGTCTTACCCGCGTCATCCATCAACCATCCATTCCACTCAGGGCGCTCGCCGATAATCGCTGGCAGCTGGGCGGGACTGCTCACTGCAAGCAAGCGAGTGACCGACAGCTCTCGCAGATTGGACGGTCCGACCGCCTTCAGCCACACCTGACGTCTGCTGTCGGTGACGAAACGAACAAGTGCAAACCCTCTCCCCGCATTGTGTTGTTCAGCGCACTGAAGCGTGCTGATCGTATCGCGCGTCTGTTCTTCCACCCAGCGCTTTGCAAGAG carries:
- a CDS encoding asparagine synthase-related protein; protein product: MSLIYGILEAEGGTANRTRLTELGNASRATHHDAHFFGLGGRIGMGHELRRTHQRSWLINAVFSDAQHNLVAFEGRLDNHAELSEWLGLIDEDVSDAEIVAATYRRLGEECFSKLTGDWALALWSYATQTLYLARDHAGIRPLYFWEDHGTLLWSSCIPSGPDIQSTNRICLNFARAYLAGTRLGNHTPYKNIKAVPPGHYLRVGRGRHSFATHWRPLAEQALALGSEAAYEERFLSLLTQAVRRRTVSSSYPIAAELSGGMDSSSIVCIADRITALYPKQAPPVKTISYFDDAEPNWDERPYVRVVENERKIEGIHVAVAMDAEKFEACPKDFATPTWPGTTFAAFQQRQQIERALREAGIRCVLSGIGGDELLGGVPYETPELADYLANGQFSTLFSQSVQWCLHGRRPMLFSLQETIRFVVKTYSGSGGSTYAVPPWLVGHSPGATQAKQWVTPSLSQRICTRPSAIANCFTWQTVVETVGTNAGRSSQEFDYAYPYLDKDLVTFLLSLPREQLVRPGRRRSLMRRALKEIVPVEILERRRKAYAIRGPLRSLQDSADTLRELFARPLLEELGLIDRKTLLSCMEEVISGRNTIWWPSLTRTAMYEIWLQSLFPASVARFSSSAPEQLLLSSPA
- a CDS encoding lasso peptide biosynthesis B2 protein, which produces MLRLLIESWLQLAYIDFAMRFRSFGALDSLIRNQDLCAADPLTQKSAEELCHAIDLACVCYFKPVLCLQRSAATAVLLRRYGWSATMVIGAQIVPFKSHAWCELENRVINDKPYMREKYAVLEEY
- a CDS encoding carboxypeptidase regulatory-like domain-containing protein; this translates as MKLLVLLLCLIFPGLAYSQSINATISGGVTDPAGNLIIGADVLIKNDATGLVYAAKTNRVGMYLVPVLPPGRYHVQVSKEGFKSVIKAEVVLNVESAVALNFELQVGAASESVTVDSATPAMNTTDASVSTVIDKKFIENVPLNGRSFQDLISMTPGVVTVSPQAQPGTGVQRTGDFSVNGQRSESNYYTVDGVSANIGAGNTAGSFSNGTSGSLPGSTALGTTQSIIPLDALQEFRVLSSTYSAEFGRSPGGQFTFATRSGANQFHGSAYDYLRNNFFDANDWFNDHNHVAIAALRQNDFGGTLGGRLFVPHLYQGRDRSFFFVAYEGLRLTQPQAATVQYVPDTFMRTQAAAQMQPILNAFPLPTAGAIDYGSASAPSLAQFIGTYAVPSRIDSTSVRLDHTFNKHLSAFFRFGNTPSSTKSRVLSALTTTSINTRTYTFGLTTQWNSAMTNDLRVGYAQSDSFSTEQLDGFGGATAINLGSQMAQGTYPSIEPILFISISGIGTSTLAAYDRAANQSRQWNIVDTFSVVHGRHFLRFGVDYRRIESPTSPVSPAIQAEYLSTKGLINNSSELTFLIKRNSSVLLFHEMAAFAEDEWRLSPKFSLSAGLRWEVDPPPTSTDGNPLYTVLGNVSQPSTLSLAPAGTSLWKTSWYNFAPRLGFAWTPRGSEGKDVTVVRAGGGVFFDTDDQIAAMGVTGLGFLAQSTLSSVALPITSAQLAFPISTAAPYTSASLYAYPQHLQLPYTLQWNASIQQALGKQQSFTLTYVGANGRRLLQSKLLSVKALNPLFSSIYYTPSGITSNYHSLQAQFQRTVARGLHALVSYTWSHSIDYGSNSTTYPAVRGNSDFDVRNNFVAGLSWDIPPVGSELARVLSGGWGVDGRFMSRTAFPITLNGSTQTDSVGGVYYTGVNYDPSKPLYLYSSSYAGGKTLNAAAFSLPTGTSMGNAPRNFVRGFGMEQVNLAIRRDFPLVGDLHLQFRAETFNLLNHPNFGYVVPTLSNAQFGQATKMLNQSLGTLSSQYQSGGPRSMQFALRLTF
- a CDS encoding prolyl oligopeptidase family serine peptidase, translated to MLTESLDDAIHGVRVSDPYRWLEDSLQPETTAWIEAQRTRFEEYFDGKPSLAILTQRVERLLSIDSVDQIVRTRERYIYRKRFAYEEHPSICSRSVSAREDRVLVSSDRHGPSATVAIHALSSDGTKLAYEVSRDGSDLREIHFINVEDGSVLAEHLGAGYCRGIAFGAEGFFYSVEKPTMGGTFDICYRPYGTHGEDQLVYRISSSECLRLVLLSDDQRVGIVVIRGSELDPRIDFLMSTLSPTPLWKDVVLGAKGFAPVLSNGRIFAVVKTTLQSTSLLELSADGEPLREVVPPVPFPIRQLGFTDDEVFVDGTFDGEPCIHSWTLEDRIRTSLPFSKATGLQLLSKYGCKSNSVFYSVQSFSHPPVLFERLHGESKQPLDDTGDLTKSSLSWIVREESCRSKDGTVIPMTIVYCGSGEPLHTRPAILTSYGGFGRATTPKYSVLVHTMVELGVVFAIAHIRGGGEKGKEWHEDGRGRKRQNSFDDFLAVAEWLGKEGICDGHRLAIFGGSNSGLLVAAVMTQRPDLFRAVLCIAPLTDMVRYEQFPRATRWRSEYGSVENRDDFTSLYAFSPYHHVSDLAHYPAVMFVTGEKDDRCDPAHTRKMAAILQERSRSNRPIVVDYGAERGHSATRSRTAKIAALGKRLTFLCHELGICVPERSGDVATSD